The Sphingobium sp. JS3065 genome includes a region encoding these proteins:
- a CDS encoding M23 family metallopeptidase, translated as MKRRIAAAAALAMAGMTVAAAPPTTELALTGAPVQGGVLLGTAPKGTVELRFNGQLVPVDADGRFLIGFDRDAAPQARLTGRLADGALLDRALTVAPRAWRIEQVNTPLRPTKSTEAFLALRRPELERIAAARNMVTDAQGWRQRFIWPRIGRISGLFGAQRIYQGQPGAYHGGVDVAGAPGEPVVAPADGVVILAADRPFTLEGNLLMIDHGHGLNSAFLHLSRIDVTKGQHVVQGQRIGAIGATGRATGPHLHWGMKWNDARIDPLLLAGPMPAG; from the coding sequence ATGAAGCGCCGGATCGCCGCCGCCGCTGCGCTGGCGATGGCTGGCATGACGGTTGCCGCAGCGCCGCCCACGACGGAACTGGCGCTGACCGGCGCGCCCGTTCAGGGCGGCGTCCTGCTGGGCACGGCGCCGAAGGGGACGGTCGAACTGCGCTTCAACGGGCAACTGGTGCCGGTCGATGCCGATGGCCGCTTCCTGATCGGCTTCGACCGCGATGCCGCGCCGCAGGCCCGGCTTACCGGACGCCTTGCCGATGGCGCGCTGCTCGACCGCGCCCTCACCGTCGCGCCCCGCGCCTGGCGGATCGAGCAGGTGAACACGCCGCTGCGCCCCACGAAAAGCACGGAAGCCTTCCTCGCTCTGCGCAGGCCGGAACTGGAACGGATCGCCGCCGCGCGCAACATGGTGACGGATGCGCAGGGCTGGCGCCAGCGGTTCATCTGGCCGCGCATCGGACGCATATCCGGCCTGTTCGGTGCGCAGCGCATCTATCAGGGCCAGCCTGGCGCATATCATGGCGGCGTCGACGTCGCTGGCGCACCGGGCGAACCCGTCGTCGCACCGGCTGACGGGGTGGTGATCCTGGCCGCCGACCGCCCCTTCACGCTGGAGGGCAATCTGTTGATGATCGACCATGGCCATGGTCTCAACAGCGCCTTCCTGCATCTGTCGCGGATCGATGTGACGAAGGGGCAGCATGTGGTCCAGGGGCAGCGCATCGGCGCGATCGGGGCCACGGGGCGAGCCACCGGACCGCATCTCCACTGGGGGATGAAGTGGAACGACGCGCGGATCGACCCGCTTTTATTGGCCGGACCCATGCCAGCGGGTTGA
- a CDS encoding DUF2093 domain-containing protein, producing MLMSNRDRPARLHYMAYSFRVLQTGDHVVCAVSGRKIPLDDLRYWSIARQEPYASAEISAQAELKARGL from the coding sequence ATGCTGATGTCCAACCGCGACCGCCCGGCCCGGCTGCATTATATGGCCTACAGCTTCCGCGTGCTGCAAACCGGCGACCATGTCGTCTGCGCCGTCAGCGGCCGGAAAATTCCGCTGGACGATCTGCGCTATTGGAGCATCGCCCGGCAGGAACCCTATGCCAGCGCCGAAATCTCCGCCCAGGCCGAATTGAAGGCGCGTGGCCTGTAA
- the xseA gene encoding exodeoxyribonuclease VII large subunit, whose protein sequence is MSPEYEAGYDVSGRLLAEERAGDNAPPLSVSELSALLKRTVEDRFGHVRLRGEISGFKRAGSGHIYLCLKDDNAVIDGVMWKGGAARLPFAPQDGVEVIATGKLTTYPGRSKYQIVIERMELAGEGALMALLEKLKQKLAAEGLFDRSAKRRLPFMPRVIGVVTSPTGAVIRDILHRLADRCPTQVLLWPVLVQGQGAAEQVARAVRGFSAMQPGGPIPRPDLVIVARGGGSIEDLWSFNEEIVVRAVAECSIPIISAVGHETDTTLCDYAADIRAPTPTAAAEMAVPVRAELLAMLTEQGLRMDRAVRRGAAQARERLEMQARLMPTPDTLLAPQRQRLDQLSDGLGSALRHRIADARTHLGQAGGALRPALLRQYVSRAAERVARLHLRPDYLARVYQDRATAFDRVSRLFLSVNPDLPLQRGFARVMAGDRLVKSVADAQAAGAVTLHFRDGAVDATIDGAAPLEKPPTEAISNPSRPPRKPREGRETGQQDLFSR, encoded by the coding sequence ATGTCCCCGGAATATGAAGCTGGATATGATGTCTCGGGGCGCCTGTTAGCCGAGGAACGCGCTGGCGACAACGCGCCGCCGCTCAGCGTGAGCGAATTGTCGGCCCTGCTGAAGCGCACGGTGGAGGACCGTTTCGGCCATGTCCGCCTGCGCGGCGAGATTTCCGGGTTCAAGCGGGCGGGGTCGGGGCATATCTATCTGTGCCTGAAGGACGACAATGCCGTGATCGACGGCGTGATGTGGAAGGGCGGGGCGGCGCGCCTGCCCTTCGCGCCGCAGGACGGGGTGGAGGTGATCGCCACCGGCAAGCTGACCACCTATCCGGGGCGCTCCAAATATCAGATCGTGATCGAGCGGATGGAATTGGCGGGCGAAGGCGCGCTGATGGCCCTGTTGGAAAAATTGAAGCAGAAACTGGCGGCGGAGGGGCTGTTCGACCGATCCGCCAAGCGCCGCCTGCCCTTCATGCCACGGGTGATCGGCGTCGTGACGTCGCCGACCGGCGCGGTGATCCGGGACATATTGCATCGGCTGGCGGATCGCTGCCCGACGCAGGTGCTGCTCTGGCCGGTGCTGGTGCAGGGGCAGGGCGCGGCGGAGCAGGTGGCGCGGGCGGTGCGCGGCTTCAGCGCGATGCAGCCCGGCGGCCCCATCCCCCGGCCCGATCTGGTCATCGTGGCGCGGGGCGGCGGATCGATCGAGGATCTGTGGAGCTTCAACGAGGAGATCGTCGTCCGGGCCGTGGCCGAATGCTCCATCCCGATCATCTCCGCCGTGGGGCATGAGACGGACACGACGCTCTGCGACTATGCCGCCGACATACGCGCGCCCACGCCCACCGCTGCGGCGGAGATGGCGGTGCCGGTGCGGGCGGAACTGCTGGCGATGCTGACGGAGCAGGGGCTGCGCATGGACCGGGCCGTGCGGCGCGGCGCAGCGCAGGCGCGGGAACGGCTGGAGATGCAGGCACGGCTGATGCCGACACCCGACACGCTGCTTGCCCCCCAGCGGCAGAGGCTGGATCAGTTGTCGGACGGCCTGGGCAGCGCCTTGCGGCATCGCATTGCCGATGCGCGTACGCATCTGGGCCAGGCGGGCGGGGCGTTGCGCCCGGCCCTGCTGCGCCAATATGTCAGCCGCGCCGCCGAGCGCGTCGCCCGGCTGCACCTGCGCCCGGATTATCTGGCGCGGGTGTATCAGGACCGGGCGACGGCGTTCGACCGGGTGTCGCGCCTGTTCCTGTCGGTCAATCCCGACCTGCCGCTGCAACGCGGTTTCGCCAGGGTGATGGCAGGCGACCGGCTGGTGAAATCAGTGGCGGATGCGCAGGCGGCGGGCGCCGTCACCCTGCATTTCCGCGACGGCGCGGTGGATGCGACCATCGATGGCGCCGCCCCCCTTGAGAAGCCGCCAACCGAAGCTATATCGAACCCGTCACGCCCCCCGCGCAAACCCCGCGAGGGCAGGGAAACCGGCCAGCAGGACCTGTTTTCCCGATGA
- the purD gene encoding phosphoribosylamine--glycine ligase: MNILLLGGGGREHALAWKLAQSPALSTLYAAPGNPGIAQHATLVDLDATDHRAVVDFCLRHSIGLVVIGPEAPLVDGLADNLRVKGYPVFGPGKKAAQLEGSKGFTKDLCKRAGIPTAAYERVTSKDGAIAALDDFALPVVIKADGLAAGKGVIIAETREEALEALDSMFSGAFGAAGEEVVLEEYMTGEEASFFALTDGSAILPFGSAQDHKRVGDGDTGPNTGGMGAYSPARVLTPELEAEVIEKIVRPTVDTLAAEGTPYSGVLYAGLMLTAEGPKLIEYNARFGDPECQVLMMRFDGDLVALLLAVAEGRLAEQGPVQLADRTALTIVMAANGYPGTPEKGGAISGIDAAEASGARVFHAGTADKDGAIVANGGRVLNVTATGHTVKAAQEAAYKAVDAIGFPTGFCRRDIGWREVAREEAAR; encoded by the coding sequence ATGAACATCCTTCTGTTGGGCGGCGGCGGCCGCGAACATGCTCTGGCGTGGAAGCTGGCGCAATCGCCCGCCCTCAGCACCCTTTATGCCGCGCCGGGCAACCCCGGCATAGCGCAGCATGCGACGTTGGTCGACCTGGATGCCACGGATCATCGCGCCGTCGTGGATTTCTGCCTGCGCCACAGCATCGGGCTGGTGGTGATCGGGCCGGAAGCGCCGCTGGTCGACGGGCTGGCCGACAATCTGCGGGTCAAGGGCTATCCGGTGTTCGGCCCCGGCAAGAAGGCGGCGCAACTGGAAGGATCGAAGGGCTTCACCAAGGATTTATGCAAGCGGGCGGGCATCCCCACCGCCGCCTATGAGCGCGTCACCAGCAAGGACGGCGCGATCGCCGCGCTGGACGATTTCGCGCTGCCGGTGGTGATCAAGGCGGACGGGCTGGCGGCGGGCAAGGGCGTGATCATCGCGGAAACCCGCGAGGAAGCGCTGGAGGCGCTCGATTCCATGTTCTCCGGCGCGTTCGGCGCGGCGGGCGAGGAAGTGGTGCTGGAAGAGTATATGACCGGGGAGGAAGCCAGCTTCTTCGCCCTGACCGACGGCAGCGCGATCCTGCCCTTCGGATCGGCGCAGGACCACAAGCGCGTGGGCGACGGCGACACCGGTCCCAATACCGGCGGCATGGGCGCCTATAGCCCGGCCCGCGTGCTGACCCCGGAACTGGAGGCGGAAGTGATCGAGAAGATCGTCCGCCCCACCGTCGACACGCTGGCTGCCGAGGGCACGCCCTATAGCGGCGTCCTCTATGCGGGGCTGATGCTGACCGCCGAAGGGCCGAAGCTGATCGAATATAATGCCCGTTTCGGCGATCCCGAATGCCAGGTGCTGATGATGCGCTTCGACGGCGATCTGGTCGCGTTGCTGCTCGCGGTGGCGGAGGGGCGGCTGGCCGAACAGGGGCCGGTGCAACTGGCGGATCGCACCGCGCTCACCATCGTCATGGCCGCGAACGGCTATCCCGGCACACCGGAAAAGGGCGGCGCGATCAGCGGCATCGACGCGGCGGAAGCCAGCGGGGCGCGGGTTTTCCATGCGGGCACGGCGGACAAGGACGGCGCGATCGTCGCCAATGGCGGCCGCGTGCTGAACGTCACCGCGACCGGCCACACGGTGAAGGCGGCGCAGGAAGCGGCCTATAAGGCGGTGGATGCCATCGGCTTCCCGACCGGCTTCTGCCGCCGGGATATTGGCTGGCGGGAAGTCGCGCGGGAGGAAGCAGCGCGCTGA
- a CDS encoding inositol monophosphatase family protein: MLAADIPLRDVVAAVSDAADRALTLWAGGETRVRQWEKVPGHPVCEADLELDAMLRERLYAIDPSAGWLSEETADTVHRLGLPRVWVVDPIDGTRDYLRGRPGWAVSVALVEHGAVRFGILAAPARNELWIAQSGAGATRNGRTLQAGSRAVLPGSRVPADQLPRYDRDLVTVHKPNSIALRMAMVAADEADLVATVRWGNEWDVAAAALIAQEAGAIVTDALGNPFSFNRPQPTAFGLLCAAPGVHAAATERLAPRAQEILGRA; the protein is encoded by the coding sequence TTGCTGGCGGCTGACATCCCCCTGCGCGACGTTGTGGCGGCCGTTTCCGACGCCGCCGACCGCGCCCTGACGCTCTGGGCGGGCGGGGAGACGCGCGTGCGCCAGTGGGAAAAGGTGCCCGGCCATCCGGTGTGCGAGGCCGATCTGGAACTGGACGCGATGCTGCGGGAGCGGCTCTACGCCATCGATCCGTCGGCGGGCTGGCTGTCGGAGGAGACGGCGGATACCGTCCACCGGCTCGGCCTGCCCCGCGTCTGGGTGGTCGATCCTATCGACGGCACGAGGGACTATCTGCGCGGGCGTCCCGGCTGGGCGGTATCGGTGGCGCTGGTGGAACATGGCGCGGTGCGCTTCGGCATATTGGCCGCGCCCGCCCGCAACGAATTGTGGATCGCCCAGTCCGGCGCGGGCGCGACCCGCAACGGACGAACCTTGCAGGCGGGATCGCGTGCCGTTCTGCCCGGTTCGCGGGTGCCCGCCGACCAGCTTCCCCGCTACGACCGCGATCTCGTCACCGTGCACAAGCCCAACAGCATCGCGCTGCGCATGGCGATGGTGGCGGCGGACGAGGCCGATCTGGTCGCGACGGTGCGCTGGGGCAATGAATGGGACGTCGCCGCCGCCGCGCTGATCGCGCAGGAGGCGGGGGCCATCGTCACCGACGCGCTCGGCAACCCCTTTTCCTTCAACCGCCCGCAGCCGACCGCCTTCGGCCTGCTATGCGCCGCGCCGGGCGTCCACGCCGCAGCGACGGAACGGCTGGCCCCGCGAGCGCAGGAAATATTGGGGCGCGCCTAG
- a CDS encoding TldD/PmbA family protein: protein MLSLEEAQSRAQDLVTAARRAGADAADAIYACNASTNVSVRLGALEDVERSEGEEIGLRVFIGSRSASISASDMNPATLATLVDRCIAMAGQAPEDPYAGLAPEDRLLKGALPALDLADPFEPEPADLRARALLAEEAARAVPGVTNSEGGGAATGRSQMALATSHGFAGAYAGTSHSTWASVLAGTGADMQRDHASHSVRHIVDLDDADAVGTRAGQRAVARLNPVKVGSGMMPVIFDPRIGSSLVGHLIGGMVGPAIARRSSFLLESLGEALFDAGVTIIDDPLRLRGLRSRPFDGEGLPVGRRALIDRGVLTGWLMDSASARQLGLEPTGHASRGGSGAPGAGVTNVHMEPGTLSPGELMADVKRGLYITELIGMGVNGVTGDYSRGAAGFLIENGAVGQAVSEITIASNLKDMFRALVPANDLAFRYGMNVPTIRVDGMTVAGG, encoded by the coding sequence ATGCTCAGCCTAGAAGAAGCCCAGTCCCGCGCCCAGGATCTGGTGACGGCGGCGCGCCGGGCGGGGGCTGACGCGGCTGACGCCATCTATGCCTGCAACGCATCGACCAACGTGTCGGTCCGGCTGGGCGCGCTGGAGGATGTGGAACGGTCGGAGGGCGAGGAAATCGGCCTGCGCGTCTTCATCGGCAGCCGCTCCGCCAGCATTTCGGCGTCCGACATGAACCCCGCGACATTGGCGACTCTGGTCGACCGCTGCATCGCCATGGCGGGGCAGGCGCCCGAAGACCCCTATGCGGGCCTCGCGCCTGAAGATCGGCTGCTGAAGGGCGCATTGCCCGCGCTCGACCTGGCCGACCCGTTCGAGCCGGAACCGGCGGACCTGCGCGCCCGCGCCCTGCTGGCCGAGGAAGCGGCGCGGGCCGTGCCCGGCGTCACCAACAGCGAGGGCGGCGGTGCCGCCACCGGACGCAGCCAGATGGCGCTCGCCACCAGCCACGGCTTTGCCGGGGCCTATGCCGGGACCAGCCATTCCACCTGGGCCAGCGTCCTCGCCGGAACCGGCGCGGACATGCAGCGCGACCATGCCAGCCACAGCGTCCGCCATATAGTCGATCTGGACGATGCCGATGCGGTCGGAACCCGCGCCGGACAACGGGCGGTGGCGCGGTTGAACCCGGTGAAGGTCGGCAGCGGCATGATGCCGGTCATTTTCGATCCGCGCATCGGCTCCAGCCTGGTCGGCCATCTGATCGGCGGCATGGTCGGCCCCGCCATTGCGCGCCGGTCGAGTTTCCTGCTGGAATCGCTGGGCGAGGCTTTGTTCGACGCAGGCGTGACGATCATCGACGATCCGCTGCGCCTGCGCGGCTTGCGCTCGCGCCCCTTCGACGGAGAGGGGCTTCCGGTCGGACGGCGCGCCTTGATCGACCGGGGCGTGCTGACCGGCTGGCTGATGGACAGCGCGTCGGCGCGGCAACTGGGGCTGGAGCCGACCGGCCATGCCAGCCGGGGCGGAAGCGGCGCGCCGGGCGCGGGCGTCACCAATGTGCATATGGAGCCGGGCACGCTGTCGCCCGGCGAACTGATGGCGGACGTGAAGCGTGGCCTCTACATCACCGAACTGATCGGCATGGGCGTCAATGGCGTGACCGGCGATTACAGCCGGGGCGCGGCGGGTTTCCTGATCGAAAATGGCGCGGTGGGCCAGGCGGTGTCGGAAATCACCATCGCCAGTAATTTGAAGGACATGTTCCGGGCGCTGGTCCCGGCCAACGACCTGGCCTTCCGCTATGGCATGAACGTGCCGACGATCCGCGTCGACGGGATGACCGTTGCTGGCGGCTGA
- the nudC gene encoding NAD(+) diphosphatase, whose protein sequence is MHGSNIPESRLVAFGGGRLDRVDHVRSNPALLAEAFASPLARRLVLDGLEPVVEDGHLVMEALPGDAWIEHHALLGVDEQQRPIFAELLADAPHSLVATPRSRTLPDEVPGHEVALYGAARSLLAWHARHRFCSVCGQRSAPAKAGWSRQCGSCKAEHFPRVDPVVIMLAEHRGRVLLGRQHSWPAGRYSALAGFVEPGETLEEAVVREIREEAGIATHKVRYVTSQPWPFPSSLMIACTAQADDDALKIDENEIEHAFWCDEEGVRAAMAGEEGAPFLAPPPMAVAWHLLRHWLDERELAGRWQVADRDPSA, encoded by the coding sequence ATGCACGGCTCTAATATCCCGGAATCGCGGCTTGTGGCCTTTGGCGGGGGACGGCTGGACCGGGTCGACCATGTCCGCAGCAATCCCGCCCTGCTGGCAGAGGCCTTCGCCTCCCCGCTGGCCCGCAGGCTGGTGCTGGACGGGCTGGAGCCGGTGGTCGAGGACGGCCATCTGGTGATGGAGGCGCTGCCGGGCGATGCCTGGATCGAACATCATGCCCTGCTGGGCGTGGACGAGCAGCAACGGCCGATCTTCGCGGAATTGCTGGCCGACGCGCCGCACAGCCTTGTCGCCACGCCGCGCAGCCGAACCTTGCCGGACGAGGTGCCGGGGCATGAGGTCGCCCTCTACGGTGCGGCGCGCAGCCTGTTGGCCTGGCATGCGCGGCACCGCTTCTGTTCGGTGTGCGGGCAGCGCAGCGCCCCCGCCAAGGCGGGCTGGTCGCGGCAATGCGGGTCGTGCAAGGCGGAGCATTTTCCCCGTGTCGATCCGGTCGTGATCATGCTGGCCGAGCATCGCGGGCGGGTGTTGCTGGGGCGGCAGCATAGCTGGCCCGCGGGGCGCTATTCGGCGCTGGCCGGGTTCGTGGAGCCGGGCGAAACGCTGGAGGAAGCGGTCGTCCGGGAGATCAGGGAGGAGGCGGGCATCGCAACCCATAAGGTGCGCTATGTGACCAGCCAGCCCTGGCCCTTCCCGTCATCGCTGATGATCGCCTGCACGGCGCAGGCCGACGACGACGCGCTGAAGATCGACGAAAATGAGATCGAACATGCCTTCTGGTGCGATGAGGAGGGCGTTCGCGCCGCCATGGCCGGGGAGGAGGGCGCACCCTTCCTCGCCCCGCCCCCGATGGCGGTCGCCTGGCATCTGCTCCGGCATTGGCTGGATGAGCGGGAACTGGCCGGGCGCTGGCAGGTTGCCGACCGCGACCCAAGCGCGTAA